The sequence TCGCAAGTCGTCGGTACGCGCTACCCCGAAGCGGCGATGCAGGGCATCGGCCGCTGAATTCCCAAGCCGATGCGGTGCATCGGCTGCTGAACCCTCGCGGCCGGTGCATGGCATCGGCCGCTTCCCTTTTGGAGAGACCTGACGATGGCGGACGAAAAACTGGAGATGACGGCCTTCATCACCGCGAAGCCCGGCAAGGAGGCCCAGCTCAGGGTGGCCCTGCGCGAGGTCGTGGCGAAGACGGTGGAGGAGCCCGGCTGCATCCTGTTCAAGATTTTCGAAGACCTCGAAAACCCGGGCCGGTTCGTGCTCTGGGAGATTTTCGAGAACAGGGAGGCGCTGCGCGTC comes from Pyxidicoccus parkwaysis and encodes:
- a CDS encoding putative quinol monooxygenase; translation: MADEKLEMTAFITAKPGKEAQLRVALREVVAKTVEEPGCILFKIFEDLENPGRFVLWEIFENREALRVHIEKDYTKAYFATGFMERTQVMKLKSF